In Amycolatopsis coloradensis, one genomic interval encodes:
- a CDS encoding ABC transporter ATP-binding protein, whose protein sequence is MTTVERPVRTFVLDAAGIEKSYRRGLRHRQNILRGADITLRPGEVVGLVGENGSGKSTFMKILVGALRADAGTVVVDGKLGYCPQEPVFYERLTCDEHFELFGRAYRMSPAAERRARRELYAALGFERYASTRADRLSGGTLAKLNLGLALLADPEVLLLDEPYAGFDWDTYVKFWQLVAQRREQGRSVLIISHFVADEERFDRIVQLRDGRAEPR, encoded by the coding sequence ATGACCACCGTCGAACGACCGGTACGGACCTTCGTTCTCGACGCGGCGGGCATCGAGAAGAGCTATCGGCGCGGACTGCGGCACCGGCAGAACATCCTGCGGGGCGCGGACATCACGCTGCGTCCCGGCGAGGTCGTCGGGCTGGTCGGCGAGAACGGGTCGGGGAAGTCGACGTTCATGAAAATCCTCGTCGGGGCGCTGCGCGCGGACGCGGGCACCGTCGTGGTCGACGGCAAGCTCGGGTACTGCCCGCAGGAACCGGTGTTCTACGAGCGGCTCACCTGCGACGAGCACTTCGAGTTGTTCGGCCGCGCCTATCGGATGAGCCCGGCCGCGGAACGGCGAGCCCGGCGCGAACTGTACGCGGCGCTCGGTTTCGAGCGGTACGCGTCGACCCGAGCCGACCGGCTCTCGGGTGGCACGCTGGCGAAGCTGAACCTGGGCTTGGCGCTGCTCGCCGATCCGGAGGTGCTGCTGCTGGACGAGCCCTACGCCGGGTTCGACTGGGATACCTACGTCAAGTTTTGGCAACTGGTCGCCCAGCGCCGCGAACAGGGGCGCTCGGTTCTGATCATCAGCCATTTCGTCGCCGACGAGGAACGCTTCGACCGGATCGTCCAGCTACGCGACGGACGGGCGGAACCGAGATGA